The stretch of DNA ATATCAAGTACGTTGAAGTTCTGTTTACGAATCAAATAGAGTAGAAGATCGAGTGGACCTTCAAATGCCTCTAGAAAAACTTCTAGAGCATCAGGCGGAATATAGAGATCTGTCGGAAGCTTAAATAGCGGCTCACCATAGAGTTTGGCGAATGCCGAAGACATCCCATCAGTCACCGACGGTGTGCTGTCAAGCAATTCGGTTTGAATGCTTGGCTCTGCCCCTAAGCCACTACCTGAGTTAGTCATTCGAATACACGTAAGCGCGTTGCTTTAATTTAGCTGCCTTAGCGCGACGTTGATCTTCAATAGTCAAAGGCTCTTTATCCCAAAGGAGGGCACGACCAGCTTGCTGACCTGCTTCGAGCTGTGGTTTCTCGGATTTGAGCTCATTTAAGAACTGGGTGAATTCAGATGTATACCTAGCCATCATATTTCCTAAAATTCTTATTTAATTCAATAACTTACAAAAAATTACTGCGAAGCAATGTATTGCCTAGTTCATCATTATTAACGATTTTTCCTACAAACCTGCCGGCTTTTTGACTCATTCTTAAAAATTAGCTCTTTTGGGGTCATTTTTATAGGTTTGCTGCCAATAAAGCCTCGATTTGAGGCGCTTCAACGCGCGTCATGAGGTGTTTATAGGGTTTGATCGGATTTTGGCTGGAAAGAGGTGTTTTAACGTCATTCCAAGTCATTGCTGGTACAGAGAGGAAGTCCTCAACCCCAGCTGTAACTTCTGGCAGTACTGGTTTGAGGTAAAGACTTAATAAGCGGAATGCCTCTAAAGTGACGCTGCAAACTCTTTGCAAGTCAGGCTCGCGCTCAGGATCCTTGGCGATTTCCCAAGGCTTATTTTCATCAACAAAAGCGTTGACCTTGTCAGCTAGTTCCATGATGGTGCGCAATGCCTTGGCGTACTCACGAGCTTCATATAGCTCAGCAATTTTTTCACTGGCAGATGCAATATCAGCAAGCAATGGGTTGTTCATTGCCCCATCAGAAACTACACCGCCAAAACGCTTGACCAAGAAACCAGCACTGCGACTGGCGATGTTGATGTACTTACCCAGTAGGTCGCTATTCACGCGTGCAACAAAGTCTTGAAGATTCAAATCCAAATCTTCCATGCTGTCATTCAGTTTGGTTGCAAAGTAATAGCGGAACCATTCAGGGTTAAACCCAGATTCAATGACGCTGTGTGCAGAAATTAAAGTGCCACGTGACTTACTCATCTTCTCGCCATCAACCGTGAGGAAGCCATGAGCAAACACATTGGTTGGCGTGCGGTAACCTGCAAAGTGCAGAGTTGCCGGCCAAAAGAGTGTATGGAAATACAGAATATCTTTACCGATGAAGTGATACTGCTCGGTGGTCGTATCTGGCCTGACCCACTCCTCAAAGTTCAAGCCTTTGCTCTCGCAGTAATTGAGGAAACTGGCGTAATAGCCAATCGGTGCATCAAGCCACACGTAAAAATATTTGCCGGGAGCATCCGGAATCTCAAAGCCAAAGTAGGGGGCGTCACGGGAGATATCCCAGTCACCTAAATTACTGTCTCCAGGCTGCCCAACCCATTCCTTCATTTTATTGCGAGCTTCAGGTTGCAGTGGGGTTCTTACCTGAGTCCAGTCACGCAAGAAGGTTTCGCAGCGGGGATCGGATAACTTAAAGAAGTAATGATCGGAAACTTTTTTAATTGGTGTTGCACCGCTCACTACTGAGAACGGGTTTTTTAAATCTGTTGGGGAATAGGTTGCTCCACACTTTTCGCAAGAGTCGCCGTACTGATCTTTTGCGCCACACTTGGGGCACTCGCCTTTGATAAAGCGATCTGGCAAGAACATTTCTTTAACGGGATCGTATGCTTGCTCAATCGAGCGCATTTCAATTAAGCCAGCATCACGTAACTTGAGATAGATGCTTTGAGACAGCTTTTTATTCTCAGGGCTATCAGTGGTGTAGTAGTTATCAAACGAGATTAAGAAATCATCAAAGTCGCGCTTATGTTCTTTCCAAACATTGGCAATGAGCTCTTTCGGGGTGAGACCCTCTTTTTCAGCGCGCAACATAATCGGAGTGCCGTGGGTGTCATCAGCGCCAACATAGTGCACTTCGTGACCACGCATTCTCTGGAAGCGAACCCAAATATCTGTTTGAACATACTCCACTAAATGCCCAATGTGAATCTGGCCATTGGCGTAAGGTAAGGCGGAGGTAACTAGCAAGCGACGTTTGGGGCTACTCATGCGGACTTAAATAGAAAAGTGATAACAAATGGCAATACAAGATTATGGGGCTTGGAGGCCTGTTTAAGCACTAATTTTAGTCTGCGGTTAAAGTTAACACCGATTTGAACCTATTCAAGAGGCGTTTTATGGCTTTGCCCCACAACATTCAGATGTCTCATGCCTCCGTGCCCTTGGTGCACGAGGTGCGGGTCATGGATGAGGCAGGGCGCATCAAGACCACCCATATCCCTGGGGAACGGCCTTTAACCATTTACTTGGATAAGCGGGAAGTAGTCACTCTAATGACCTTGGGGAGTGCACCTGAGGCCCTAGTTCTGGGCTATTTGCGTAATCAACGCCTAGTAGAGTCACCAGACGATATTGCGAGCATTCAGGTGGATTGGGAAACTGATTCAGCTGCAGTCAAAACTCATCGCAGCACGGTCGACATCGATGCCCTCACTAGTAAGCGCGTTGTAACAACCGGCTGTGGCCAGGGCACCATGTTTGGTGGCTTGATGGAGGAGATGGCAGAGATCAGATTGCCGGATGGCCCGCAGTTAACCCAAGAGGCAATCGTTGATCTGATTGATAGCATTCGGGTTCATGACACCATCTATAAAAAATCTGGCTCAGTTCACGCTTGCGCCGTATTTGAGCGTGACGGCAACAATAATGTACGCCTCCTCCATTTTATTGAGGATGTTGGGCGTCACAATGCCGTTGACTCAATCTCTGGGCTGATGTGGTTGGCAGATAAGCCAGGCAAAGACCTGATCTTCTTTACTACTGGACGCCTCACCTCTGAGATGGTGATTAAAGGCGCTCAGATGGGCATTCCTTTCTTGATGACCCGCTCTGGCATGACCTTAATGGGCTTGGAGCTGGCTCGCAAAACCAATCTCACACTGCTATCTCGTTGTTCCGGTAAGCATTTTGAGATCTTCAATGCCCCTGAGAGGGTGATTTTTACCTCTCCACCTGCCGCCTCATAAATTCGTGGGCATCTGGCCTGTGATGGTTTTACAATTCGGCCATGACTATTAAATCTGACCACTGGATCCGCCGTATGGGCGAGCAAGGCATGATCAGCCCATTTGAACCTGGGCAGGTCCGCCACGATGCCGCCGGGCAAAAAATTGTGAGCTATGGCACTTCAAGCTATGGCTATGACATTCGTTGTGCTGATGAGTTCAAGATTTTCACGAACATTAACAGCACGATCGTGGATCCTAAGAATTTCGATGAACAATCGTTTGTCGATTTTAAGGGCCCAGTTTGCATCATTCCACCAAACTCTTTCGCATTAGCAAGAACAGTTGAGTACTTCAAGATCCCGCGTAGCGTCTTAACGGTGTGCGTTGGCAAGAGTACGTATGCACGTTGCGGAATTATTGTGAATGTCACTCCATTTGAGCCTGAATGGGAGGGTTACGTCACACTCGAGTTTTCTAATACGACCCCATTGCCTGCAAAGATTTATGCTGGCGAAGGATGCGCACAAGTTCTGTTCTTTGAAAGCGATGAAGTGTGTGGCATATCGTACAAAGATCGTGGTGGTAAGTATCAAGGCCAAGTCGGCGTTACTCTGCCAAAGGCTTAATCTGCTTAATCTGCTTAATCGCTGTATTGGCGACTTTAAAGGGTACACATGAAATTTCGTTTTCCAATCATCATTATTGATGAGGACTTTCGCTCTGAAAATATTTCAGGTTCGGGTATTCGTGACTTAGCGGAAGCGATTGAAAACGAAGGCATGGAGGTGATTGGCTTAACTAGCTATGGAGATCTCACATCCTTTGCCCAGCAGGCCTCCCGTGCCTCTAGTTTTATTGTGTCGATCGATGATGAGGAGTTTGTCTCTGACTCTGAAGATCATGATTTACCTGCATTAAATAATTTGCGTGCTTTTATTACTGAAGTACGTAAACGTAACGAAGATATCCCCATCTTCTTATATGGCGAGACGCGTACTTCACGCCATATGCCAAATGACATTTTGCGCGAATTGCATGGCTTTATTCATATGAATGAAGATACGCCAGAGTTTGTAGCGCGCCACATTATTCGTGAGGCTAAGGTATACCTTGATTCATTAGCGCCCCCATTCTTCCGCGCCTTAACTAATTACGCCTCTGAAGGTTCTTATTCTTGGCATTGCCCAGGGCACTCTGGTGGCGTCGCTTTCTTGAAGAGTCCAGTAGGAAGAATGTTCCATCAATTCTTTGGTGAGAACATGCTGCGCGCTGACGTCTGTAACGCTGTAGAAGAATTAGGTCAGTTACTAGACCACACTGGCCCTGTCTTGCAAAGTGAGCGTAATGCTGCGCGTATCTTTAACGCTGATCATTTGTTCTTTGTGACAAACGGCACATCGACATCCAATAAGATTGTTTGGCACTCTACCGTTGCCCCTGGTGATGTAGTACTGGTAGACCGCAACTGCCATAAGTCGGTAATTCATTCGATCACGATGATGGGCGCGATTCCGATCTTCCTGATGCCAACGCGTAATCACCTCGGCATTATTGGCCCGATTCCTAAAGAAGAGTTTGAGTGGAAAAATATCAAGAAGAAAATTGATGCCAACCCCTTCATTAAGGATAAGAACGTGGTGCCTCGGGTCATGACGCTTACGCAAAGTACTTATGACGGCATCGTTTACAACGTTGAGATGATTAAAGACATGCTCGATGGCAAAGTCGATTCATTGCATTTTGATGAAGCTTGGTTGCCACATGCTGCATTTCATCCTTTCTACAAAGACATGCATGCCATTGGGTCGGATCGTAAACGTACTAAAAAGAGTTTGATGTTTGCAACCCAATCGACCCATAAGTTATTGGCTGGTCTCTCACAAGCTTCGCAGGTATTGGTACAGGACGCAGAGGATACAAAGCTTGATCGTGATTGCTTCAATGAAGCCTATTTGATGCATACCTCTACTAGCCCGCAGTACGCCATTATTGCTTCTTGCGATGTGTCTGCTGCCATGATGGAATCTCCTGGCGGCACTACGCTCGTTGAAGAATCTATTGCTGAGGCAATGGACTTCCGTCGCGCGATGCGTGAGGTAGATGATAAGTTCGGCGCAGATTGGTGGTTTAAGGTTTGGGGTCCAGATCATCTGGCTGAAGAGGGTATTGGTGAGCGCTCTGATTGGATCTTAGAGCCATCTGCTGCCTGGCATGACTTTGGCAAACTGGCTAAAGACTTCAATATGCTGGACCCAATTAAGGCTACGGTGGTAACGCCGGGATTAGATATTGAGGGTAACTTTGGCTCCATGGGCATTCCGGCAAGTATTGTTACTAAGTACTTGGCTGAGCACGGCGTGATCGTAGAGAAGTGCGGTTTGTATTCCTTCTTCATCATGTTCACCATCGGTATCACCAAGGGTCGCTGGAATACTTTGGTAACTGAGCTACAGCAGTTTAAAGACCACTTTGATAAGAACGCTCCGCTTTGGAAAGTGTTGCCAGAGTTTGTTGCCAAGCACCCTCGCTATGAGCGCGTCGGCCTCAAAGATATTTGCCAGCAGATTCATGAGTTCTATAAGAGCCGCAACGTTGCCCGTATGACTACGGAGATGTACACCTCAGATATGGTGCCAGCAATGATGCCTTCAGAAGCTTGGGCAAAGATGGCGCACAAAAAAGTAGATCGTGTTCCCTTGGATCAACTTGAAGATCGCATTACTGCAATGTTGGTAACGCCATATCCACCAGGCATTCCATTATTGATTCCGGGTGAGCGCTTCAACAAACGCATCATTGATTATCTCTACTTTGCTCGTGACTTCAATGCGCAATTCCCAGGCTTTGAGACTGATATTCATGGCTTAGTAAAGGGTGACGTCAATGGAAGTACCGAGTACTACGTTGATTGCGTAAGACAAGAGCCAGATATCACTTTGTAATTGAGATCTGCTTAATAAAAAACCACCTACGGGTGGTTTTTTATTTGCCTGGCTTATCTAGCTGAAAGATAACCGGCGCATCTTCATCAACTTTGCTTGGCAATGAGTCTGGTTTAACTTCTTCACTGCCTGTGAAATTAAAGTCTTGGCTTTGTACTACTGCCGCAGGCTTATCTAGCAGGGTGGTGACTAAGGCTGGGAATGCCGCAACCACCACAACCATGATCAGCTGCAGAACAACCCAAGGTAAAGCGCCCCAGTAGATATCGCTGCTCTTGACCTCTTTTGGCGCAACGCCACGTAAATAGAACAAGGCAAATCCAAAAGGCGGATGCATAAATGAGGTTTGCATGTTCACGCAGAGCATTACGCCGAACCACACTAGAGCAGCACTAGCTGCTGCTTGGGGATTGCCGTTCATGGAGGCGAGCAGCACTGGTCCAAGTAGTTTGACGGCGACTGGCGCAAGCAGTGGCACCACGATGAAAGCGATTTCGAAGAAGTCCAAGAAGAATGCCAAGAAGAAAACAAACAGATTCACAGCAACTAAGAATCCAATCCAGCCTCCCGGCAAATCAGAAAATAACTCTTCTACCCAGTGACCACCATCAACTCCTTGAAAGACAACCGAGAAACAGGTGGAGCCAATTAAGATAAAAACCACCATCGTAGTAATGCGCATGGTGTTTTGGTAAGCCTCTTGAATTAATCCTTTGAGATTAGGAATGCTGGCCCTGCGTATCCAAGCTAAGAGCAAAGCGCCCATCGCGCCCATGGCGCCAGATTCCGTTGGCGTTGCGATGCCAGTCATGATGGTTCCCAGTACCAAGAAAATCAGCACTGCCGAGGGAATGATCCCCATGAGACATTTTTTCCAGAGCGCCCAGCCCTTGAGTGTGAGTTCGCTTTCAGGAGCCGCAGGTAGGTAGTCGGGTCTAAAGCGAGAGAGGAAGAATGTGTATAGAGCAAAAAGACCAATTTGCAGGAGTGAAGGACCCCAAGCGCCCAGATACATGCTGCCCACATCGGCGCTGCCACTCTGGGTTTTTAACTGGTCAGCTAGGACAATCAGAACCAAGGAGGGCGGCACTAGCTGGGTAATGGTCCCAGAGGCCGCTAAAACGCCTGTAGCGTAGCGCATGTTATAGCCATAACGCATCATCACAGGTAGGGAGATCATTGCCATGGCGATCACCTGAGCGGCTACTGTGCCGGTAATTGCCCCCAAAATAAATCCCACAATGATGATGGAGTAGCCAAGCCCACCCCGAATGCGTCCAAAGAGCTGACCCATGGAGTCCAACATTTCTTCTGCAAGACCGCAGCGTTCCAAGATGGCGCCCATGAAGGTGAAGAAGGGGATTGCTAGAAGTAGGTCGTTAGCAAGAACGCTACCAAAGATGCGCTGAGGAATGGCTTGCAAAAACGGCATGCCAAAGAAATTCTCAGCAATTGCAATGCCAGCAAAAAATAATCCCGCAGCCATTAAAGAAAAAGCCACCGGAAAACCGATCAACATAAACACAATCAGCCCACCAAACATGAGCGGCGGCATCCATTCAAGTGGAATCATTGCATGGGCTTTTCATAATGGAGATCAGCGGCGGGTAATGTTGCTTTGCCTTTGAGGATGCCAATACGTTTGATGATTTCTGATAGGCCTTGGAGGCTCAGCATAAAGAAACCAAAAGGCACAACAAATTTAATGGGGTAGCGCAACAAGCCGCCTGCGTTAAGTGAATGTTCTGAGACCAACCATGAGGGGTAAAACAAAGTTGTCCAAGATAGCCAGACGAACAATAAGCAAGCGGGCAATAAAAAAACAATCAAACCAAAAAGGTCTATATAAAGACGTCCGCGATCAGAAAGCTGTGAGTAAATGAGATCGACTCGAACATGTTCATTGCGCTTAAGGGTGTATGCAGCTCCCAGCATGACAGCGGCAGCAAATAAATACCACTGTAATTCTAGTGGCCAGTTATTACTGATATCTAGACTGTAGCGAACCAGGGCATTAGCGGCTGATACTACGCAAGATAGCAAGATCATGATGCCGGCTACCTTGCCCAGAAATTGATTTAAGCGGTCAATCCCTGTTGAGAGCGTTCCCCAAAAGCCCATGCGGATTAGAGATCTGCGCGACCCCGTTTAATTGCAGCAAGCACTTGGGCTGGAGCGGTACCGCCAGCATGTTGACGAGAATTCACGGAGCCATCCACAGTCAGTAAGGCAAACACATCATCACCCATGAGCTCAGGACGGTTATCTAAGCCACAAGCAAAACGCAATTCAGAGAGTGATAAGTCGGTGAGCATGCAGTTGCGGCCTACACAGGCTTTCACTGCATGAGCTACTGCTTCGTGAGCATCACGGAAAGCTAAGCCTTTTTTAACTAAGTAATCAGCTAAGTCAGTAGCAGTTGCGAAGCCTTCTTCAGCGGCGGCTTTCATCACATCGGCCTTAACCTGAATATGGGGGACCATATCAGCAAAGATGCGCAAGGTATCTTGTACGGTATCTACCGCATCAAACAAGGGCTCTTTGTCTTCTTGGTTATCCTTGTTATAGGCTAATGGCTGACTCTTCATTAAAGTTAATAAAGAGATCAAATCACCGTAGACGCGACCAGTTTTGCCGCGTGCTAATTCCGGTACATCTGGATTCTTTTTCTGCGGCATGATCGAGCTACCGGTACAGAATCGATCTGGCAAATCAATAAAGCCAAAGCGTGGGCTCAGCCACAGTACCAACTCTTCAGACAAGCGGGAAACGTGCATCATCAGGATAGATGCAAAGGCGCAAAACTCAATTGCAAAGTCACGATCAGATACCGCATCAAGAGAGTTGTTGCAGATACCGTCAAAACCTAAAATCTTGGCAACCTGCTCGCGATCGATGGGGTAAGTTGTTCCGGCTAAAGCGGCTGCACCAAGTGGTAAACGATTAAAGCGAGCACGCAGATCAGCCAAACGGCTCGCATCGCGACTAAACATTTCGTAATAGGCCATTAAGTGATGACCAAAAGTAATTGGTTGGGCCACTTGTAGATGAGTGTGGCCAGGCATGATCGTCGCAGCATGAGTCTCAGCGAGGTTCAGCAAAGCACTACGTAGGGTTTTGAGGGTGGCTGCGATTTCATCAACACTGCCACGCAACCATAAGCGTAAATCAGTAGCCACCTGGTCATTACGCGAGCGACCAGTATGAAGACGCTTTCCAGCATCGCCAACTAACTCAGTCAGGCGAGCCTCGATATTCAGATGCACATCTTCCAGCGCTAGTTGCCACTTAAATTCCCCGGCTTCGATTTCGGCTTTGATCTGGGCCATACCCTTTTGAATATCCGCTAAGTCCTGAGCGCCGATAATCTTTTGAGTAGCTAGCATTTCAGCGTGGGCTAAAGATCCTGCGATATCGACCAAGGCAAATCGTTGATCAAAGCCAATAGAGGCGGTATAACGTTGAACTAGTTCGTCAACAGGTTCGTTAAACCGAGCCGACCAAGCTTGGGCTTTGTTGGAGAGGGAATTTTTGGATGAGCTCATAAACGCAGTATATTGATGTAAATCTTTAATTATTTTAAATGCTATGTCCCAAACACCTATTTTTAGCCCTATAGCCTCCAACTCTGGTACTCCTGAGCGCCTTGTAATTGCCACCCGTGAGAGTCGTCTCGCTATGTGGCAGGCTGAACACGTCCGAGATTGCCTTAAAAAGCTCTATCCGGCATGCGATGTACAGATCCTGGGTATGACTACCCGAGGAGATCAAATACTGGATAAAGCCCTTTCTAAGGTAGGTGGCAAGGGCTTATTTGTAAAAGAACTCGAGACTGCCCTAGAAGATGGTCGGGCAGATTTGGCGGTGCATTCTTTGAAAGACGTTCCCATGGTCATGCCAGAGGGCTTTGATCTGTCCTGTGTCATGGTGCGGGAAGATGCCCATGATGCATTTGTTTCTAATGACTATGCTAGTTTGGAAGATTTGCCAAAGGGTGCGGTAGTGGGCACTTCAAGTTTGCGACGAGAATCTGTTCTGAGATCCAGATTTCCGCATTTGGTGATTCAGCCCTTGAGGGGAAATTTAGATACCCGTATGGGTAAGCTCGATCGTGGCGAGTATCAGGCAATCATTTTGGCGGCAGCAGGTCTCAAGCGATTAGGTTTAGGAAGCCGCATTCGGGCTCTACTGCCGATTGATCCTTACACGCCGGCTGCGGGACAAGGCGCTCTTGGTATCGAAACCTTGGCTCAGCATCCCAGAATTAGAGAGTGGCTTGCCCCTTTGAACGATTTGCCAACACTCTTTGCGGTGACTGCTGAACGCATGGTGTCGCGTCAATTAGGTGGATCTTGTGAAGTACCTTTGGCTGCATATGCCACTTGGGACAAAGATCATATGAATATCCGCTCATTTGTAGCTAGTGTCGATGGCACTGCAAGTTGCTTGGCTAGCGCCCAAGGTGCCGTCAAGAGCTTGGAAGATGCAGAGGCTTTGGGTCTCTTGGTTGCACAAGACCTCATTGCTCAAGGTGCTGAGCGTTTATTGCCTAATGGCCTGCCTAAGTAAAAGTTGATAAGCAAGACCTATTAGACAAGTTGCGGATGAGCAATAAGACCATTGTTATCACCCGCCCCAGTGGGCAGGCGCGTCAGTTGTCAGAGGCGCTTCAGCTGAGTTTACGCAATAGCGGCTTTACTCCCGAATCTGCCCCCAAGATCATTTCTTTACCCTTACTGACTATTGCCCCAAAGGACGATGATCTTTTGGTGGGACAGATTGGTACAGCTCTAAAGACTGCAGACCTAGCCATTTTTGTTAGTCCGAATGCCATTGAATGCACGATGCGTTTATTGGAGCGCCCCTGGAAAGCGTTATCTAACAAGCCTGTACCAATTGGGGTGATGGGTGGTAGCAGCATGGCAGCTCTCAAAAATCATGGCATTGGTCTTGAGGCTAATCCCGCAAAAGTCATTCTTCCTCAGAATAATATGCAGTGGGATTCTGAGGGCTTATGGACCGAATTGCAGAATCTACACTGGAATTGGCCCACTAAAAAAGTGATTATCTTTAAAGGTGAGGGCGGGCGCGATTGGCTTGCCGACACTCTAAAAAATGCTGGCGCGCAAGTTGAAGCATTCTCAGTCTATGCCCGCGTTCCTTTAGATCTTAATAGTTCGGCCTGGAATGAAATTCATAAGATGGAGTTTGCTAATTCGTTTTGGATTCTGACTTCATCGGAGGCAGTCAGGTATTTAGGTCAAGCTAAACTGCCGCTTGCTCTCGCTACAGCTGTTTGCTCACACCATAATATTGCCGCTGCGGCTGAACAAATCGGCTTTGGTGAAGTGACTACTTGTGAGCCTGGGGATGAGGCTTTAATTGCCGCATCGCAGGTCTGGCTAGCTAACTAATTATTGGGATAGTTAAGAAGGGCTGGCAGAAAAACTTCACTCACTAAGAGTGGACGCCCTTTTAGTTGATACAAGGTCCTTCTTGCCCAGCTGACCGCTGGCAACTTTTGATATTGCTGAAAACATTTTTTCCATAGGATGTTTCGTTTATCAAGGCGAGCAATTTCTCTGAGAGGCTTCTTTTTGGAGCGCATCCGTGTTTTAGCAAAAAGCACCGCACCTAATGGTTTCTTTCCTAAGCGCAGAACTTCATGGTTACTACCGCTCGAGCTTCTACCAGGAATAATACTGTTGGCCATCACTAGTGGCATGCCGTTTGCGCAAAGCAGTACCTCTCGAATGCGACAGCGTTTGATATTGAAATGAAAATAGCGACTCTCGTCGCTATTGAGGTTTTGACGGCAATCACGCAAAACTACTACCTCTAGTTTTTGTCCGATTGCACGTTCAATTTTTTGGGTTAAAGAGCCGGTATCGCTAAGCCAAGACTGCCACTGACGTGGCGCTTGATGCAATTCACCGGAATCGACTCGATTCCATGAAGAACGGAGGCGACGACGGTGAATCATTTTTAGTTACCGCTAAAGCTTCTGCGTTGACCGCCAGTTTTGGGTTTAGCAAAACGTGGACCAGCAGACGGACGTGAGTCACCAGAGCGATTACCACCGGCTGGGCGTGAGTCGCCAGAACGCGTAGGGCGTGAATCAGCAAAACGATTACCACCAGCAGGACGTGAGTCACCAGATGGACGGGAGTCACCAGCAGGACGGGAATCACTAGAGCGAGATTCGAAATGATTGCCTGAGCGATTACCACCGCCTCCGCCACCAGAACGAGACTCTGAGCGAGCACCAGAACCATAACGACCACCACCGCCACCAGAGCGATTACCGCCACCAAAGCCACCACCAGAGCGACCGCCGCCTGGACGACCGCCACCACCACCAAAGCTAGGCTTAGCTTGTGGCTCGAGGCCAGCGATCACTGAAGCAACGATATCTTGCTGTGTAAAGCGTTCGATATTACGAATTTTGGCGCGATCACGATGTTCAACCAAAGTGATAGCAACACCATTACGACCAGCGCGACCTGTACGACCGATACGGTGCGTGTAGTCTTCTGGTTTCATTGGCAGGCCAAAGTTAATCACGTGGCTAATACGTGGTACATCAATACCGCGAGCTGCTACGTCAGTTGCAACCAAGATCTTGGTATGACCTTTGCGGAGTGACTCAAGACGACGCATACGTACTGCCTGAGGCATGGCACCATGTAAGGCGCTAGCTTCGTAGCCATTAGCACGCAAGGTGTCAGCAATTTTTTCACTTTCAATTTGAGTGCTTGCAAACACAACCGCTTGATCTAAAGAGGCATCAGCCAAAATGTGCTCGAGCAATTTATGCTTGTGTGACATGCTGTCAGCCCAGTGTAGCTTTTGTTCAATGTTCGCGTGCTTCTCACCAGCATGAGCCAGTTCAATACGCTTAGCATTAGT from Polynucleobacter duraquae encodes:
- the argH gene encoding argininosuccinate lyase translates to MSSSKNSLSNKAQAWSARFNEPVDELVQRYTASIGFDQRFALVDIAGSLAHAEMLATQKIIGAQDLADIQKGMAQIKAEIEAGEFKWQLALEDVHLNIEARLTELVGDAGKRLHTGRSRNDQVATDLRLWLRGSVDEIAATLKTLRSALLNLAETHAATIMPGHTHLQVAQPITFGHHLMAYYEMFSRDASRLADLRARFNRLPLGAAALAGTTYPIDREQVAKILGFDGICNNSLDAVSDRDFAIEFCAFASILMMHVSRLSEELVLWLSPRFGFIDLPDRFCTGSSIMPQKKNPDVPELARGKTGRVYGDLISLLTLMKSQPLAYNKDNQEDKEPLFDAVDTVQDTLRIFADMVPHIQVKADVMKAAAEEGFATATDLADYLVKKGLAFRDAHEAVAHAVKACVGRNCMLTDLSLSELRFACGLDNRPELMGDDVFALLTVDGSVNSRQHAGGTAPAQVLAAIKRGRADL
- the hemC gene encoding hydroxymethylbilane synthase, with product MSQTPIFSPIASNSGTPERLVIATRESRLAMWQAEHVRDCLKKLYPACDVQILGMTTRGDQILDKALSKVGGKGLFVKELETALEDGRADLAVHSLKDVPMVMPEGFDLSCVMVREDAHDAFVSNDYASLEDLPKGAVVGTSSLRRESVLRSRFPHLVIQPLRGNLDTRMGKLDRGEYQAIILAAAGLKRLGLGSRIRALLPIDPYTPAAGQGALGIETLAQHPRIREWLAPLNDLPTLFAVTAERMVSRQLGGSCEVPLAAYATWDKDHMNIRSFVASVDGTASCLASAQGAVKSLEDAEALGLLVAQDLIAQGAERLLPNGLPK
- a CDS encoding uroporphyrinogen-III synthase encodes the protein MSNKTIVITRPSGQARQLSEALQLSLRNSGFTPESAPKIISLPLLTIAPKDDDLLVGQIGTALKTADLAIFVSPNAIECTMRLLERPWKALSNKPVPIGVMGGSSMAALKNHGIGLEANPAKVILPQNNMQWDSEGLWTELQNLHWNWPTKKVIIFKGEGGRDWLADTLKNAGAQVEAFSVYARVPLDLNSSAWNEIHKMEFANSFWILTSSEAVRYLGQAKLPLALATAVCSHHNIAAAAEQIGFGEVTTCEPGDEALIAASQVWLAN
- a CDS encoding chorismate--pyruvate lyase family protein, coding for MIHRRRLRSSWNRVDSGELHQAPRQWQSWLSDTGSLTQKIERAIGQKLEVVVLRDCRQNLNSDESRYFHFNIKRCRIREVLLCANGMPLVMANSIIPGRSSSGSNHEVLRLGKKPLGAVLFAKTRMRSKKKPLREIARLDKRNILWKKCFQQYQKLPAVSWARRTLYQLKGRPLLVSEVFLPALLNYPNN
- a CDS encoding DEAD/DEAH box helicase, with the protein product MTFSKETIPTGTEFQNFALAAPLLKNVAELGYTQATEVQAQVIPAALAGGDLLVSSQTGSGKTAAFLLPLINQLIEDNPNGSPVPGRAQPKVLVLCPTRELAQQVAADAVNLVRGMKGIRIATVMGGMPYGKQIQALKGALLVVATPGRLLDLTDSKAIRLDDVKQLVIDEADRMLDMGFADDLEAIDKRCASRTQTLMFSATFAPKIMSLANELTTNAKRIELAHAGEKHANIEQKLHWADSMSHKHKLLEHILADASLDQAVVFASTQIESEKIADTLRANGYEASALHGAMPQAVRMRRLESLRKGHTKILVATDVAARGIDVPRISHVINFGLPMKPEDYTHRIGRTGRAGRNGVAITLVEHRDRAKIRNIERFTQQDIVASVIAGLEPQAKPSFGGGGGRPGGGRSGGGFGGGNRSGGGGGRYGSGARSESRSGGGGGGNRSGNHFESRSSDSRPAGDSRPSGDSRPAGGNRFADSRPTRSGDSRPAGGNRSGDSRPSAGPRFAKPKTGGQRRSFSGN